DNA sequence from the Bacteroidales bacterium genome:
TGTTTTAATTGTCCAATAGCATGCGGTGGTATTGTTAATGTTAAGGAGGGCTTTTATAAAGTTGAAAATACAAGATTACCAGAATATGAGACTTTAATTGCCTTTGGTAGCATGGTGCTTAATGATAATGTAGAAGCAGTTTTTAAGGCTCAGTCAATTTGTGATGATTGTGGTATTGATACAATATCTACAGGAGCAGCTATTGCTTTCGCAATAGAGTGCTATGAAAACGGGATTTTAACATCAAATGATACGGATGATTTAGAATTAAAGTGGGGAAATACTCAAGCGATTATTTCCTTAACAGAAAAAATTGCTAAAAGAGAAGGATTTGGCAATATTCTTGCCGATGGTGTTAAGAGGGCTGCCCAGAAAATTAAAAAAGGCAGTGAGGTATATGCAATGCATATTGGTGGGCAGGAATTACCTTTCCATGATTTTCGATATGAAACTTCTAGTAGAGGAACAATGTATATTTCTGATCCTACTCCTAGTAGGCATGAACGTTGTACAGGAGGGCAGCTTCTTCAACTTAATATGGCTTTAGGACCATATCAAGAATTACAACCAGAAGCTGTTTCTAAAGATGATTATAGGGGAATGGGAAGATTATATGCTAAAGGATCAAAATATTACGAAGCTTTTGTTTCCTGTGGATTATGTGCTTATATAATGGGAGCGACTTCAAAATTACCTTTAGTGGATATGATATTAAATGTAACTGGTTGGGAAAATTTTAATGTAGATGATTTATTGGATGCCGGTGAACGAATTCAAATTCTACGTCATTTCTTTAATTTTCGAGAAGGGCTTAAATTAGATCAATTTGATTTTCCTCTTAGGTTAAAAGAGAAGCCACTTTTTGAAGGAGCATTAAAGGGCTCTGATATTAATTATGATTGGAAACAATTAAGAAAAGCTTATTTCGAAGCATATAATTTGGATCCGGAAACGGGGAAACCAACAAAAGAAAGAATGAAAGAATTAGGCTTGGAGCATATTTATAATATGGTAAAGTAGCTTTACTTAAAAATTCTTATATCTCTTGAGAGAGCCGAAAAAAATTAAAGAGAGAATAGGATGAAGAAGATAATAATTAGACTTATCGTAAAAAGTGCTTCTAGAATTGGAGAAAATTTCCATTGGGAAGGGCTAGTAAGAAAAGGTTTAAATCTCCAAGAATTTATGGATAAAATGGCAAAAGAAAATACTTTTATTACAAAAAATGTTTATAACCTTAAAAGCGAGAGACTTTATCCTTATCACATTCTATTTGTAAATAATGAGTTAATTATGCCTAAGAATTTTGAAACATTTGTCTTTAAAACCGAAACAAAGATACGAATTATACCTTTTGTATCCGGAGGATAACTCGCGAATAGTAGCCTTAATTATTGTTTGAAATTAAAGTTTATCTAAATTTAGAATTTATATAAAGAATGGAATAATCTATATGAAGCATTTGTTAGATAATAATAAACCGTCCTTAAGTAATATTGATAAGATTAGTGAATCTAAAGCAAAATATCTTATCGAGGAAAAAGGATGTAAAATAAAATCAATAAAAAGAATTCCTGAAGGCTCAAATCACTATTCTTTTGATGTAATACTGGACGATGGGACTCCTTTAATTGGAAAATTTAAGAAAAATAAAAATAATTTACGTGACACTCTCTTTGGTGGAAGAATTTCTCTAGAAAGAGAGTGCGTACTCTATTCATTAATTAGAAAAAAAACGGGTTTGCCTGCTCCTAAACTTTATGGAAAATATAAAAATGGTGGAATATCCTTTGTATTAGTGGAAAAACTTCCTGGAAAACTTTGGAGTGATTATATACGAGAAAATAATTATTCTATATCTTGTTTTCTAAAATCTTTAGAATATCTTGGTCAGGATATTGCTCGATTACAAAAAGTTACTTTTGAAACTTTTGGTGATCTAATGAATGAATATTTAGTATTACCGAAAGGTATAATAAATTTTGCAGATCGATTTATCAGAATAACAAAAATGAGATTAAAAAGGGTAAAGGAAAAAAATGTATTAGATACTAAAAAAGTACATCTTGTAAAAAAATATTTCTTTCAACAAATTTCTGAAATAAGAGAGCATTTATATAATTACAAGTCAAAACCAGTGTTAGTATTTACAGATATGCATTCAAGAAATTTTTTAGTTAACGATTTTGGGAAACCCAGTGGGTATTTTGATTTAGAATCATGTCAATCAGCTCATCCTGCGTTAGAATTTTATGGTCTTAAATTTTTTTTATTTAATTACTTTAATTATGAAACTTTTAAAAAGGCAGAAGATTCTTTTTTTAAGGGTTACAAGAGGGAAGGGGGCGTGTATGATCGAGGAGACTATATTAACAAAAAATTGGAAGATTTACTTGCAATAAATAGAATAATGGAATTAAGCGAATCTTACTATGGGATAAAAGATGGGTTACGTGATACATGGAGTATCAAATTTAAAGAATTATTATTTGAAGCAATTAAAACAAATAGTGTAAATTACAGCAAAATTGCCGATATAATAAGAGCAAAAGATAGGCAACCTAAGAATCCAGGATAAATAAGTAAATAAATATTAATGGATAATCTTTTCTTGGCGGGTAAGATTGGTTTTAGTTTAGATTTATAAAATAAGAGTATTAAATTATTTAAAAATTTTAAAAGAGGAGCTCTGAATAAAAATGAAGAAAATTAAAATTGCTGCTGGATTAGCTCATGTTGATTATGGGCATATTGCAGATATTGTAAAAGAAGTAACTGAAGCTGGTGCAGATTATATACATTCTGATGCAGCAGATATGCATAATTTAAAAAATCTTCAGCTTATGGGAGGTCACCAAATTATCGAAGGGATTAGGAAATACACAGATAAACCCATTGAATGTCATGCATATATTGAGGATGTGGATAAATTATTTATTGAAAAGATTGCTAAGGCTGGAGCAGATATGCTTATCCTACCCGCAGAATGTTATTTAGGGGCACCTTTAGCTTATATTATTAAATACTGTCGTGATTTTGGTATGAAAATTGGCTTAACTGTCGGATGTTTTACTCCTCTTTGTTTCGTTAATGAGGCTATATACGAAATTGATAGATTACACTTAGTTATACATGGAATAAATAATGATAATTGGTTATGGAGACATTCTTCTATTCTTATGATTAAAGAAGCAAAAAAAATGATTGCAAAGAAAAACCCAAATTGTGAACTTTGCGTTGATGGGGGCATTCGTTCTAACAATTTAGAAAAATTAGTAGCTGAGGGTATTGATGTTATTGTGGCCTCTTCTGCAATATTTAAGAATCCAAAAGGAATATCTGCTGGTATGCAAGAGCTTAGAAAAGCTATAGATATAGCTGCAAAAAAATATAGAATTTAACATGGTTTAAAAATATTAATTGTTTTTTTATCAATTATTATTGCTATTTATAAAGAAATAGGTGATAAGTATGGCTAGATATATTTTGAAAAGATTTATTTATATGATATTTACGTTATTTACTGTTATTACTATTACTTTTTTTATGATGCATTCGGTTCCAGGTGATCCTTTTTCTCTCTCCCGCGAAACCCCGCCCGAAGTCAGAAGAAATTTAGAAGTTAAATACGGATTAGACAAACCACTT
Encoded proteins:
- a CDS encoding aldehyde ferredoxin oxidoreductase family protein; this encodes MPYGYSGKVIFVNLSNQEINIKEIKDDVYKSVLGGEGLGALVLNENIPIKANPLGPENMIGFLPGLLTGCGVPASSRTVVVAKSPLTSGWGDANSGGVFAPEMKACGYDGIFIKGISKKPVYLFVTDKRVELKNASHLWGKGTVKTKEILIKEVGDSKIKVASIGPAGEKLSLISSIIMDGRAAARSGIGAVMGSKLLKAIVLRGKKKVSIANQGSLIKMNKDFTKYISKVDYFVIDTMRHLGSCGFVSLGIKSGIAPIQNWKRSGEKYFPHHNKFDGKNVIRYRNKKYGCFNCPIACGGIVNVKEGFYKVENTRLPEYETLIAFGSMVLNDNVEAVFKAQSICDDCGIDTISTGAAIAFAIECYENGILTSNDTDDLELKWGNTQAIISLTEKIAKREGFGNILADGVKRAAQKIKKGSEVYAMHIGGQELPFHDFRYETSSRGTMYISDPTPSRHERCTGGQLLQLNMALGPYQELQPEAVSKDDYRGMGRLYAKGSKYYEAFVSCGLCAYIMGATSKLPLVDMILNVTGWENFNVDDLLDAGERIQILRHFFNFREGLKLDQFDFPLRLKEKPLFEGALKGSDINYDWKQLRKAYFEAYNLDPETGKPTKERMKELGLEHIYNMVK